The following is a genomic window from Manihot esculenta cultivar AM560-2 chromosome 9, M.esculenta_v8, whole genome shotgun sequence.
AAAACATgggtatattaataaattaataaataaactacattttcaaaaaaaataataaataaaaaattaaagtaaaattatattGATAAAATAGCGGGAGTATTTAACATATTTTCAAGTTTTTGTCCATATTaactcaaaattttcaatttaagctCTAGttcaaaaatcaataaattaaggaATCCAACTtcttaatttttgaattaaataaaaagaatcaagaaatttagtttttttttttttgaaattaataaattttattaaaaatcatgaaatttaGCTTCTTAATAGTTAATGCAAGTCAAAATTTAgactatttttcatttaaagttAATTgagtataaattaaaatttttaaaataatttaaataaaaagttaaagcaGGTGAAATTAAACTTTACCAATAACATTttagctaaaaataaaaaaatgcataaaaaattctcaagaaaacaatgAGAGAATGAAAAGAAAGGTAAGGTTATAAAGATTTACCATTGGATTGGTATCAttcattttgaaataaaaaaatttaaataaacttttataaaattaaaaaagaattatttttattttttatttcaaatgaaagaataaaaaaaggaTTGTATAGCACTACTATaagtgagcagtattcgatttaaattgaaaaaattaatctaatcaaattaatttaaaattttaatttaatttttattcatttcgatttttaattttaaaaattttgattatttcaattcaattttaataaaaaaataaaaaaattaaaccaaaccgattagtaaaaataatatatcattttttataatataaagattaaatcatattaaaattaaaatattttaattaaattttaaaatattaaaattttaaaatgtaaaaaatataaatttattaaaaatttaaattaatcaaccgaatcaaatcaattcaatttaattcaatctgAACTATGAGCCACGGAACGCCCATTGCTTAAAGAAGAGGCTCTTATTCTTACCATTTTTGACATAAAAAAAATCCCAAAAGGAGCATGTTTTACAAAAGAATAGGAGCACAACCATTGAAGAACTAGCCACTTCGCATGTCCTTCTTTCTCTCCACACATTCTCTTTTCTTTAATgccttataaaaaaaaaaatgctcacAAGTCTTTTAATGTTAAGtcattttcttatatttatctctctctttattattttatttttctaaacctttttacctttttctttttctttttttcatagGCATCACGAGAAGATCAATGTGGGGGACCACAACCCTCATGTGATGATGCTTTTTGTTAATTAGACTTTGCATCATGCATTAAGATTCAATTATGATTTATTTACccacattaattaataatatagtatTATAAATTGATGTTGCCACATTCggaaaataaaatcatataattttttattttttattttgttagctaatgaCGTGTAACCATTTCTCTTTTACCATACCACCTTTTTTTGTCACTCAAATATGTATATATGGGTATGTCAGAGTCTTTTTTCATGCCAGAcggtcatttaatttatttgacgCATATGCGGACAGGGTTGCGATATGACTTGGCAAAGCTTGACTCTCCTGATTGAGCTGAGACACGCAATGTGGGCTGGTTCACCTTCAAAAGGGTCTGATGGGTTTTGAACATGCATTCTTCTTTTGAATTCGGTCTCGTCTCAGACAGATAAAATTCAGCGAtcacataaataaatatattttaaaagatatatataaaaatattttttataaaaaataattccaTTATTCATAAATGGAAGTCTATCTTGATCAAGAGAATCATCAAACATTAGGATCCTCCCATCTTGATTGACATGGGAATAAATTTGATACTTTGCCTTTTTACTCCACTTTTTCTTAATGATTCATTTGAAGATCATGGATTATTCTTAATAATGTTATCTTTTTAAATTCTtttgtttgatattttttaaaaaattgaaattatcaaaaaagcaagaaatttctaaaaaatcCAATATATTCCCTCTAttctacaaaattaaatttattttcaattttcacacgtcctaaaaataaaaaaaaagtgtgaaaaatgtttttttttttcaaaataaatagaatCTAAATGACAAATACAATGCTCAATTATGGACTTTTATGATGGCAATATTGTAAATATGAAGAAAATCTGTGGTATTAATGAAATGGAAAGACGGCGCCTGTAATACATATCTTAATAAGGAATGGTCTAAGGAGTAAATGAAAACGACGGCGAGAATCGGATGCGGCACGAATCTGGTTCTAAACGGATCTAACGGTGACGTCAAGACATTTAATTGGTTATTAGTTTTTAGTCTCCTCGTGACTTGACGATTATGCTTTCATTTCAGGCATCGATTCGAGGAGCAGCTCTGGTAGGATACTATTCCCGAGGTTTAACGCCGTCTAACACATCTTTTGATTCTCCGTTTACATCTGACCTCACGTGTATTACTTTTCGCTCTTTCGGTCGCCTGAATTCTGTTTGCTTCCTGCCAGTGCGCATTGGAAGAAATATATGATTTTTGTAATAAAAGTATTAAAGAgtttaattttacaattttttttaaatggaatttTACAATATTGAATATTATaagttattaaattataaatattatttataaaaatattactaaaaagtttataataatttctttaattaaataattaattaattaattaattactttactaatattttatgtttataaattttttaataaaaatatttttaattataaaaatatttttaattataaaaatatttttaattatattaatttaaagggattaaaaaaattataggagATCGAGGGACATGAAATCAAGCTAAGAaaagttaaaacacataaaagaAGAGGGCCACTTGAGCAATTTTGCAAAACAAGTAGGGGCAATTTGGTAAATACAGAAAATTAAGGTGTTTGTGAGAGAGATGACGAGATTGATTGGTCTTTTGTACTTTCACATTGCCTTGGTCTCTCTTTGCACAAAACAAGATAGATATTTGCTTCATTCTTCTCTATCTTTCTCTCTTTCCATCCTTCCCATCTTTAAGCTTCAAAGTTCTTCCTTGCTTTTGCTGCTTTCAAAAGCAAATCTGACTTTCTTCTTCTCTATTTTCTCTAATTCACTTTTcttctttcaattttttcacTTTAACTACACAGAACAAAGTCTCTTTTCAAGTTCCCCATTTGTTTATATATGGTTTTCagtatcttcttcttcttcttctttagggTTTTTATTTCCCATTAAAAGTTCTTGAGCTTTTTCTTGGGTTGCTTCCTCTTCAAGATCTTATCTTTACTCTGCTTAAAAAATAAGCTGaaagattttcttttttgttcttTCCTCTTGAGAAAGTGATGCGAAAATATTCCCAGAATTTCCCATGAGATAAATTGGTATTAAGGTATGTGTAATTGTTCCCCAGCATCAAATCTCTTGACTCAAGCTTACAGTTTCAGGAAAGAAACAAGTTAAAACAGAGCATTTGTTCATGGATTCGAGTAGCAATCACAGTTATCACCACCAAAGCAACCAGCCCTCTTCTGGGTTATTGCGGTTTCGCTCAGCTCCAAGCTCACTTCTTGCTAATTTCAATGATAATGGAGTTAGTGATGATTCTGTTTTGAGTTTTCAAGAATTTGAGGATAGATCTGCAGTAAGAGTGAGAGAGTCACCTCTCAGTTATGCAAATTCCCCGCAGAGTTACTCCTGTTTGCCTCCTCATTACCCTAGACAAAGTTCAGCTACTACATCTTCAGCTATGGATAGCTCTTATGGATTAATGGGTTCAATGGCAATGGGTCATCATGAGCAAGCCAAAAGGCTTGATTCAAATCTTGCTAGACTCAATAGCTCCCCTGCTGGATTCATTGATCTTTGTGTTCAAAATGGTATTTTTCTTGCTCTCATTTTTAAATGAATCTCCTTAAGCTGACTATgtgatttttttgaaaatgtttTCTGTGGTTGGAAGTTCTTTGTTTCATGGATATTTAGCATTAGTCATTCCTTTAAAGCACTTGTTTTCTTGAGATGTATGTTGAAGAATTTGTTATTAGAAGCTCATTCCTTAGAAAGTGGAATAGCTGATTCACTTCatctaaaatttgaaaatttgtaTTACATAGATGTGTTTCTGTATTTTAAATTCCTCGTTCTGGTTATTGGAGAGAAATACAATGGCAGCAGCCGAATTAAAGATTAGAGGGTAGAACGAAATACTGAAGAGCTCTCCAGTGTATTGCAGGTTATGCCACTATGAAAGGGATGGGAATCCATGCTGGGGTTAATGGTACAAATGGAGAAGGAAGTCCAAGATTAAAGAGCCAACTTAGCTTCCCGGCAAGAATACCATCTTCTTTGAGCATGTTGTCGCCAATGTCAGCAATCGAGAGTGAAAGCATTGATGCAGCCAGCCCTGATAGTGGAAAGCTCAGAAATGGCAACTGTGATGCTCGAGCTTATACCGCTACTGGGTTCCCATATGGTTCTTGGAATGATTCAAATTTTGCAGAAAATTTTAACAGCATGAAAAGAGATCCAGATGATAATGGAAAACTATTTTCTAATATACAGGTAACAGTTTGTGCATTAGGTGTGAAGTTATCTTGTTTGATTTTTCAAATCCTGATATGaatgattatttaaaattagaacGGAGAGCTTGTGAATCGAGTTAATTCTCTATCACACCACTTAAGCTTGCCAAAGACATCAGTTGATATGGTTGCCATGGAAAAGTTACTCAATTTCCAGGATACT
Proteins encoded in this region:
- the LOC110622047 gene encoding transcription factor bHLH130 isoform X1; its protein translation is MDSSSNHSYHHQSNQPSSGLLRFRSAPSSLLANFNDNGVSDDSVLSFQEFEDRSAVRVRESPLSYANSPQSYSCLPPHYPRQSSATTSSAMDSSYGLMGSMAMGHHEQAKRLDSNLARLNSSPAGFIDLCVQNGYATMKGMGIHAGVNGTNGEGSPRLKSQLSFPARIPSSLSMLSPMSAIESESIDAASPDSGKLRNGNCDARAYTATGFPYGSWNDSNFAENFNSMKRDPDDNGKLFSNIQNGELVNRVNSLSHHLSLPKTSVDMVAMEKLLNFQDTVPCKIRAKRGCATHPRSIAERVRRTRISERMRKLQELVPNMDKQQTNTADMLDLAVVYIKDLQKQYKTLSDIRAHCKCSNKQKPVQHQIV
- the LOC110622047 gene encoding transcription factor bHLH130 isoform X2, with the protein product MDSSSNHSYHHQSNQPSSGLLRFRSAPSSLLANFNDNGVSDDSVLSFQEFEDRSAVRVRESPLSYANSPQSYSCLPPHYPRQSSATTSSAMDSSYGLMGSMAMGHHEQAKRLDSNLARLNSSPAGFIDLCVQNGYATMKGMGIHAGVNGTNGEGSPRLKSQLSFPARIPSSLSMLSPMSAIESESIDAASPDSGKLRNGNCDARAYTATGFPYGSWNDSNFAENFNSMKRDPDDNGKLFSNIQNGELVNRVNSLSHHLSLPKTSVDMVAMEKLLNFQDTVPCKIRAKRGCATHPRSIAERVRRTRISERMRKLQELVPNMDKQTNTADMLDLAVVYIKDLQKQYKTLSDIRAHCKCSNKQKPVQHQIV